The Jannaschia sp. M317 DNA segment CGGCTACGGCGATTCGGACAAACCAGACAGCACGGCCGACCACGCCCCCTATTCGAAACGCGCGATGGCCGCAGACCAGGCCGCGTTGATGACGGCACTGGGCCACGACCGGTTTGCCGTGGCAGGCCATGACCGTGGTGGCCGCGTCGCGCACCGTCTGGCACGCGACCATGGCGCGCGGGTCGCGGCGGTCAGCGTTCTCGACATCGCGCCCACGCTCCACATGTACACCCAGACAGAGATGAGGTTCGCCACCGGCTACTACCATTGGTTTTTCCTGATCCAACCCGCGCCCCTGCCCGAACGCATGATCGGTGCCGACCCGGAATTCTACATCCGCAAAAAGATGTCCGGCTGGAGCAAGGGCAACACGCTGGCGTTTTCCGACGAGGGCATGGCCGAATACATCCGCTGCTTTTCGGACCCGGCCTGTATCCACGCCACTTGCGAGGATTACCGCGCCGCAGCCACCATCGACCTGGACCACGATCACGCCGATGCCGGGCGCAAGCTGGCGATGCCCGTGCAGGCGCTCTGGGGTGAAAAGGGTCTGGTCGGACAGCTTTACGACGTGCCCGCCGTCTGGCGCGATCATGCCGAAACGGTCGAGGGCGCGGCTCTGCCCTGCGGCCATTTCCTGCCGGAGGAAGAGCCGGAGCGCACCGCCGGGGCGCTCTCCGACTTCTTCCGTCGCACCGCCACCTAGACGGCGGGCCGCCCCCCCGCCTTGGCGTAGGCCATGTCGATGACCCGTTGGGTGCCCGCCGCATCCTCCAACGTCCAGGGAAAGGCCTTTTCGCCGCGCAGCGCGGCCCCGAAGGCTTCTACCTGCATCACGTATTGGTTCAGCCCCGGCCAGCTGCGCCGGTGGGTGACGAAATCGGTGCCGCGCCATTCGACGACGGCCTCTCCGAACTTGGCCGCGTTGAACGGCGCCGTCAGTCGGATCAGCCCCTTGTCGCCGTGAAACAGCATGAACTGTTCCGGCAGCAGGCGCATGGAGTTGACCCAGTGGGCAGTGAAATCCGGGAACCGGGCCGAAACCCGCGCCAGCACGTCGCAGCCGTCCTCCCATTCGATATCCGTATGGGTGATCGCCTCCGGCTCCGCGCCCGTGGCCCAGCGCGTGCAGCCGTAGGTATAGACGCCGATGTCAGGCAGGGCCCCGCCTCCGGTCGCCGCCGAATTGCGGATGTTCCCGGGATCGGCGGAGTTGTCGTAGGTAAAGACCCCTTCGACATGCCGCAGCCGGCCGATGGCGCCGTCGGCGATCAATTCGCGGACGCAATCCCACTGCGGATGATGGACGATCATATAGGCCTCGGCCGCCAGCAACCCGGTCCGGTCGCGCGCTGCAATCAACGGGGCGATCTCTGCCTCGGACATGGCGACGGGTTTTTCGATCAACACCGGCTTGCCCGCGTCCAGCGCCTTGATCCCCCATTCCACATGCATGGTATGCGGCAAGGGCACATAGACCGCATCAATTTCGGGATCGGCCAACATGGCATCATAGCTGTCGTGAACCCGCAGCCCCGGCGCAAGCGCGGCAAAAGGCGCGGCCTTATCCGGTGACCGTGTGGCCAATGCCGCCAGAACGTGGCCGGAGGCGGCGTGAATGGCGGGGGCCATGGACCGGCGCGCAAAGTCGGAGGCACCCAGCACCCCCCATCGAATTGGATTTGTCATCTGCATACTCCCTTTCGGGAGACCAAAATCTGAATTTCAGATTTTGACCAGAGTTTTATCTAAAACTCTGGCGCGGCTATTTCAGCTGACTGTCCTTGCTGCCACGTCGGTTGATGCCGCCGCGCGGCCGGGCGGCCCGGTCGCGGTCCATGGCGCAGTCGACACACAGCTTCACGCCCGGCAGGGCCGCGCGGCGGGCCTCCGGGATCGGCTCCTCGCAGTCGGCGCAATGGGTCAGGCTTTCGCCCAGTGGCGCCCGCCGGGCCCTCAGCCGTGCCAGTTCATCGTTGATCGAGGCTTCGATCTGTTCGCCTACCGCACCGTCGCGCGCCCATCCGCCTGCCATGTCATCCTCCATCGTTGGGACCTCAACCCGGCCCCCCCCACCTTGGTTTCATGCCTCCAGCTTCAGAACCGCGTCAAAGCCGCCATAGATCATGCGTTTCCCGTCAAAGGGCATCTCCATCATGTCGGGCGCGAAATCCGGTGACATCATCCGGGCGTTCGCCGCCTCGTAGGTCGCCTTGTCCGGCCATTCGATCCAGGAAAACACCACCACTTCGCCCTCCTCCGCCTTTACCGCCATCGGAAAGGACGTCACCTCGCCGTCGGGGACATCGTCGCCCCAGGTTTCGACCTGTGACAACGCCCCCATCGGCTTGAAGATCACCTCCCAGGAGTCGCGCGCATGGGCGATGAAGGCGTCTTTCCTGTCGGCGGGCACAGCGGCGAGAAAACCGGCGTAATAGGACATGACCTTAACCTCCTGGTTGCGTGCCAGCCTGCGATGGCCGCCTGAGTCGGTTCAACGAAAAAGGCCGCGCCCGGATCGGGCACGGCCTGTTGTATCGCCTGGACGTCGGGGCTCAGGCCGGGACCATGCCCTTTTCCTTGGCCAGTTCGCGCACACGCTTTTGCAGCTTTTCAAAGGCGCGGACCTCGATCTGTCGGATACGCTCGCGGCTGACCCCGTACTTGGCCGACAGATCCTCCAGCGTCACCGTTTCTTCGGACAGGCGGCGTTGGGCCAAGATGTCCTTTTCCCGGTCGTTCAGCACATCCATCGCGTCGGTCATCAGACCGATCCGGGCATCATACTCGTCCCGTTCGGCAA contains these protein-coding regions:
- a CDS encoding alpha/beta fold hydrolase codes for the protein MFEGFDDQRIALDTGVSVRVRTAGDGPPILLLHGYPQTHTCWHKVAPHLVADGFRVILPDLRGYGDSDKPDSTADHAPYSKRAMAADQAALMTALGHDRFAVAGHDRGGRVAHRLARDHGARVAAVSVLDIAPTLHMYTQTEMRFATGYYHWFFLIQPAPLPERMIGADPEFYIRKKMSGWSKGNTLAFSDEGMAEYIRCFSDPACIHATCEDYRAAATIDLDHDHADAGRKLAMPVQALWGEKGLVGQLYDVPAVWRDHAETVEGAALPCGHFLPEEEPERTAGALSDFFRRTAT
- a CDS encoding Gfo/Idh/MocA family protein — protein: MTNPIRWGVLGASDFARRSMAPAIHAASGHVLAALATRSPDKAAPFAALAPGLRVHDSYDAMLADPEIDAVYVPLPHTMHVEWGIKALDAGKPVLIEKPVAMSEAEIAPLIAARDRTGLLAAEAYMIVHHPQWDCVRELIADGAIGRLRHVEGVFTYDNSADPGNIRNSAATGGGALPDIGVYTYGCTRWATGAEPEAITHTDIEWEDGCDVLARVSARFPDFTAHWVNSMRLLPEQFMLFHGDKGLIRLTAPFNAAKFGEAVVEWRGTDFVTHRRSWPGLNQYVMQVEAFGAALRGEKAFPWTLEDAAGTQRVIDMAYAKAGGRPAV
- a CDS encoding DksA/TraR family C4-type zinc finger protein, which codes for MAGGWARDGAVGEQIEASINDELARLRARRAPLGESLTHCADCEEPIPEARRAALPGVKLCVDCAMDRDRAARPRGGINRRGSKDSQLK
- a CDS encoding DUF1428 domain-containing protein; amino-acid sequence: MSYYAGFLAAVPADRKDAFIAHARDSWEVIFKPMGALSQVETWGDDVPDGEVTSFPMAVKAEEGEVVVFSWIEWPDKATYEAANARMMSPDFAPDMMEMPFDGKRMIYGGFDAVLKLEA